The Endozoicomonas montiporae CL-33 genome contains a region encoding:
- the ychF gene encoding redox-regulated ATPase YchF gives MGFRCGIVGLPNVGKSTLFNALTKAGIDAENFPFCTIEPNAGVVAMPDPRLDKLAAIVSPERVLPTTMEFVDIAGLVEGASKGEGLGNKFLANIRETDAIAHVVRCFENDNVIHVSNKVDPEADIGIINIELAMADLESCEKQHQRVVRVAKSGDKEAVAQKALLEKLIPHLEEGLPVRSLTLDDNEKALARMFHLLTTKPTMYIANVDEDGFEDNPYLDKVREIAEQEGAVVVPVCNKLEAEISELEDDERDEFLQDLGMEEPGLDRVIRAGYELLNLQTYFTAGVKEVRAWTVKVGATAPQAAGVIHTDFERGFIRAEVTSYDDFIEYNGEQGAKEAGRLRLEGKEYIVKDGDVMHFRFNV, from the coding sequence ATGGGTTTTAGATGCGGCATCGTTGGTCTCCCCAACGTCGGAAAGTCCACCCTGTTCAATGCTCTGACCAAGGCGGGCATTGACGCCGAAAATTTCCCGTTCTGTACCATTGAACCCAATGCGGGTGTGGTAGCTATGCCTGATCCTCGTCTGGATAAACTGGCAGCGATTGTCAGCCCGGAGCGAGTGTTGCCAACCACCATGGAATTTGTTGATATCGCTGGTCTGGTTGAAGGTGCTTCCAAGGGTGAAGGTCTGGGCAACAAGTTCCTTGCTAACATCCGTGAAACCGATGCTATTGCCCATGTGGTTCGCTGCTTTGAAAACGATAACGTTATTCACGTGTCTAACAAGGTCGATCCGGAAGCGGACATCGGTATCATTAACATCGAGCTGGCCATGGCGGATCTGGAGAGCTGCGAGAAGCAACATCAGCGTGTTGTTCGCGTTGCCAAGAGTGGAGACAAAGAAGCCGTTGCCCAGAAAGCCCTGCTGGAAAAGCTGATTCCGCATCTGGAAGAAGGTCTTCCGGTTCGCTCCCTGACGCTGGATGATAATGAAAAAGCTCTGGCGCGCATGTTCCACCTGTTGACCACCAAGCCGACCATGTACATTGCCAATGTCGATGAAGACGGTTTTGAAGATAACCCTTATCTGGATAAAGTACGCGAAATCGCTGAACAGGAAGGTGCAGTAGTTGTACCTGTGTGCAACAAGCTGGAAGCCGAAATTTCCGAGCTGGAAGACGATGAGCGCGATGAGTTCCTGCAGGATCTTGGTATGGAAGAGCCGGGGCTGGATCGCGTCATTCGTGCAGGTTACGAGCTGCTGAATCTGCAGACTTACTTCACGGCCGGTGTGAAAGAAGTGCGTGCATGGACGGTTAAAGTAGGCGCTACTGCACCTCAGGCGGCGGGTGTGATCCACACCGATTTTGAGCGTGGTTTTATCCGTGCTGAAGTCACCTCTTACGACGATTTTATCGAGTACAATGGTGAGCAGGGAGCAAAGGAAGCGGGTCGTCTGCGTCTGGAAGGTAAAGAGTACATCGTTAAAGACGGCGATGTCATGCATTTCCGTTTTAACGTTTAA
- the pth gene encoding aminoacyl-tRNA hydrolase: MAKPSENAIQLIVGLGNPGAQYDDTRHNAGFWFVEELARAYGAVLQPEKKFFGHAARVSINGQDVRLLNPTTFMNRSGQAVGALATFYKIPPQSILVAHDELDLPPGVGRLKQGGGHGGHNGLRDIIASLGNNKDFLRLRLGIGHPGNSKEVVNYVLNKPSVADRQSIDAVVDEAVRVTAEVVNGARQKAVQELHTFKG; the protein is encoded by the coding sequence ATGGCTAAACCGTCAGAAAACGCCATACAGCTGATTGTGGGCTTGGGGAACCCGGGCGCTCAGTATGATGACACCCGCCATAATGCCGGCTTCTGGTTTGTGGAAGAGCTGGCCAGAGCATATGGTGCCGTTCTGCAGCCGGAAAAGAAGTTTTTTGGTCACGCCGCGCGTGTGAGCATTAATGGTCAGGATGTCCGCCTATTAAACCCGACAACGTTTATGAATCGCAGCGGTCAGGCTGTCGGCGCCCTGGCGACATTTTATAAGATTCCACCGCAATCTATTCTGGTGGCACACGATGAGCTTGATTTGCCGCCGGGGGTTGGGCGATTGAAGCAGGGTGGCGGTCATGGTGGTCACAATGGGCTGCGCGACATTATTGCTTCATTAGGTAATAACAAAGACTTCCTGCGTCTGCGGCTGGGGATAGGTCATCCGGGAAATAGCAAGGAAGTGGTGAACTACGTGCTGAACAAGCCATCGGTTGCGGATCGTCAGAGTATTGATGCCGTCGTCGATGAAGCTGTACGGGTGACTGCTGAAGTGGTTAACGGTGCTCGCCAGAAGGCGGTTCAGGAGTTGCACACTTTTAAAGGCTGA
- a CDS encoding D-alanine--D-alanine ligase family protein has translation MPDKNKTVAVVCGGPSPEADVSRIAANRLTPSLSKHYGKVVKLELDKQLPEQLVRHEVDVVFPATYGPQGEDGCLQGLLEVMGIPYIGSRPQASANALNKVTTKRLLSHLGMPLAKDLVIRASDNLERNTNNCLEQLGEKVIIKPFSQGSGIGIQFAEGYDQLKACLQESFKKDNELLIEEFIVGREITAGVLELEATQVLPVIEITTCDGAWYSYEYRYNPGMSDHIIPAPLPPEQYQRVQELTLLAHTGLGCRDISRSDFIVPSSGEPVLAELNNLPGMTPTSLFPDSARHAGIEFDDLVCRLIDHALTRHEQKTEPDYCSGYWELPELELSKSS, from the coding sequence ATGCCTGACAAGAATAAAACCGTGGCGGTTGTCTGCGGCGGCCCCTCCCCGGAAGCCGACGTTTCCCGCATCGCTGCTAATCGACTGACGCCGTCACTGAGCAAACACTACGGTAAAGTCGTTAAGCTGGAGCTGGACAAACAGCTGCCTGAACAATTAGTCAGGCACGAAGTCGATGTGGTCTTTCCAGCCACTTATGGCCCACAGGGAGAGGATGGCTGTCTTCAGGGCTTACTGGAAGTGATGGGCATCCCCTACATTGGCTCTCGTCCACAGGCCAGCGCCAATGCCCTGAACAAAGTCACAACCAAACGACTTCTCAGCCATCTGGGCATGCCACTGGCGAAAGATCTGGTGATTCGCGCTTCGGATAATCTTGAAAGAAACACTAATAACTGTCTTGAACAGTTAGGCGAGAAAGTCATCATCAAACCCTTCTCGCAAGGCTCCGGTATCGGTATTCAGTTTGCCGAAGGATACGACCAGCTAAAAGCCTGCCTTCAGGAAAGCTTTAAAAAAGACAACGAGTTACTCATCGAAGAATTTATTGTCGGCAGGGAAATTACGGCTGGCGTCCTTGAATTAGAAGCCACACAGGTTCTTCCTGTCATTGAGATAACCACCTGTGATGGTGCCTGGTACAGCTATGAGTACCGCTACAACCCGGGCATGAGTGACCATATTATCCCCGCGCCTCTGCCACCTGAACAATATCAGCGCGTACAGGAGCTAACCCTGCTGGCTCACACCGGGCTGGGTTGTCGGGATATCAGCCGTTCCGATTTTATTGTGCCATCGTCCGGTGAGCCGGTTCTGGCAGAGCTGAACAACCTGCCCGGCATGACACCGACCAGCCTGTTCCCTGACAGCGCCCGACATGCGGGCATTGAATTTGACGATCTGGTCTGCCGCCTGATTGATCATGCGTTGACGCGACATGAACAAAAAACGGAGCCAGATTACTGTTCGGGCTATTGGGAACTGCCTGAACTGGAACTGTCCAAGTCTTCCTGA
- a CDS encoding ribose-phosphate pyrophosphokinase, with protein sequence MSKMMVFAGNSNPELVHKVVNHLHIPLGKAYVGRFSDGEIAVEIQENVRGRDVFIIQSTCAPTNDNLMELLVMADAMRRSSAVRITAVLPYFGYARQDRRPRSSRVPISAKVVADMIASVGVDRVLTVDLHADQIQGFFDIPVDNIYGSPILLDDMERQGHENLMVVSPDHGGVVRARAVAKRLNTELAIIDKRRPEANKSEVMNIIGDVSGRTCVLVDDMVDTAGTLCAAAAALKEKGATKVIAYCTHPVLSGRALENVANSQLDELVVTNTIPLSPAAQALGRIRQLDMSPLLAESVRRISNAESISAMFQ encoded by the coding sequence GTGTCGAAAATGATGGTGTTTGCCGGCAACTCAAACCCAGAGCTGGTCCACAAGGTTGTTAATCACCTGCACATTCCTTTAGGCAAGGCTTATGTAGGCCGCTTTAGCGACGGCGAGATTGCTGTTGAAATTCAGGAAAATGTGCGAGGCAGGGACGTTTTTATTATTCAGTCCACCTGTGCCCCTACCAACGATAACCTGATGGAATTGCTGGTGATGGCCGATGCCATGCGCCGTTCTTCTGCGGTTCGAATCACTGCGGTGCTGCCATACTTTGGCTACGCCCGTCAGGATCGCCGTCCTCGTTCCAGTCGTGTGCCTATCAGTGCCAAGGTCGTTGCTGACATGATTGCCAGCGTGGGTGTAGACCGGGTTCTGACGGTAGACCTGCACGCTGACCAGATTCAGGGTTTCTTCGACATTCCGGTAGACAATATCTACGGTTCCCCGATTCTGCTGGACGACATGGAGCGTCAGGGTCACGAAAATCTGATGGTGGTGTCTCCTGACCACGGCGGTGTAGTACGTGCCCGTGCGGTAGCCAAGCGCCTGAACACCGAACTGGCGATTATCGACAAGCGTCGCCCTGAAGCGAACAAATCCGAAGTCATGAACATCATTGGTGATGTTTCCGGCCGTACCTGTGTGCTGGTAGACGATATGGTCGATACAGCCGGTACCCTGTGTGCTGCAGCCGCTGCCCTGAAAGAGAAGGGTGCTACCAAGGTTATCGCTTACTGCACGCACCCGGTTCTGTCCGGTCGCGCACTGGAAAACGTGGCTAACTCCCAGCTGGACGAGCTGGTGGTGACTAACACCATCCCTCTGAGCCCGGCTGCTCAGGCTCTGGGTCGTATCCGTCAGCTGGATATGTCCCCGCTGCTGGCTGAATCTGTGCGCAGAATCAGCAATGCAGAATCCATCAGTGCCATGTTCCAGTAA
- a CDS encoding isoamylase early set domain-containing protein, with protein sequence MLKKKFFKTKSEAEVTFEFSRDDIKSVELAGEFNEWHPRKMNYVKKDKVFRTKVRLPKDSTFRFKYLLDGETWENDYKADAYVPNTFGTEDSVVTTRKSA encoded by the coding sequence ATGCTAAAAAAGAAGTTTTTTAAAACAAAAAGCGAAGCTGAAGTTACTTTTGAGTTCTCCAGAGATGACATTAAATCCGTGGAGCTCGCCGGTGAATTCAACGAGTGGCACCCACGAAAAATGAACTATGTCAAAAAGGACAAGGTATTCCGTACCAAAGTCCGCCTGCCAAAAGATTCCACCTTCCGTTTCAAATACTTGCTGGATGGTGAAACCTGGGAAAACGACTACAAGGCGGATGCTTATGTACCGAATACCTTTGGTACCGAGGACAGCGTGGTAACCACCCGGAAGAGTGCCTGA
- the ispE gene encoding 4-(cytidine 5'-diphospho)-2-C-methyl-D-erythritol kinase, whose amino-acid sequence MKSELVLPAPAKLNLFLHITGRRPDGYHALQTLFQFLDYGDELGFSLQDSLALECNLPELVNDDNLVLKAARLLQKETGTKQGARIRLNKRLPMGGGVGGGSSDAATTLLGLNELWNLQLSEMQLAELGLKLGADVPVFVRGFAAFAEGVGEVLTPACPPECWYLVLVPDCHVNTVKMYAHRELTRDTPAIKVCAALETYEEQRRHNLLHNDFEPLVRRLYPEVETCIQLLDNAGNSSIGQAMMSGSGACVFAPFASREQAEAAQATISSDTGSEVVSFVARGVNTSPLHRTLQNLQAVHQLEACTT is encoded by the coding sequence ATGAAGTCTGAACTGGTGTTACCAGCGCCTGCCAAGCTTAATCTGTTTCTTCATATCACCGGACGTCGTCCTGATGGTTATCATGCCTTGCAAACGCTGTTTCAGTTTCTGGATTATGGCGATGAGCTGGGTTTTTCCCTGCAGGATTCTCTGGCGCTTGAATGCAACCTGCCTGAGCTGGTGAATGACGACAATCTGGTTCTTAAAGCGGCGCGTTTGCTGCAGAAAGAAACGGGAACAAAGCAGGGTGCCCGTATTCGCCTGAACAAACGCCTGCCTATGGGCGGTGGTGTTGGTGGTGGCAGCTCGGATGCTGCAACGACGTTGCTGGGTTTGAATGAACTCTGGAATTTGCAATTGTCAGAAATGCAGTTGGCAGAACTGGGTCTCAAACTGGGTGCTGATGTTCCTGTATTTGTACGGGGCTTTGCTGCATTTGCCGAAGGGGTAGGAGAGGTTCTGACACCTGCCTGTCCGCCCGAGTGCTGGTACTTGGTATTAGTGCCTGATTGTCATGTAAATACCGTAAAGATGTACGCCCACAGGGAATTGACAAGAGATACACCGGCTATTAAAGTGTGCGCCGCGTTGGAAACGTACGAAGAACAGAGGCGTCATAATCTGCTGCATAATGATTTTGAGCCGTTGGTTCGGCGACTTTATCCTGAAGTTGAAACTTGCATACAGCTGTTGGATAATGCCGGAAATTCGAGCATAGGGCAGGCTATGATGAGCGGATCGGGTGCATGCGTATTTGCGCCGTTTGCCAGTCGCGAACAAGCGGAAGCGGCTCAGGCGACGATAAGCTCTGACACTGGTTCAGAAGTAGTATCATTTGTTGCCCGTGGCGTGAATACATCTCCGCTACACCGCACATTGCAGAACCTGCAAGCAGTGCATCAGCTCGAAGCATGTACGACATGA
- a CDS encoding 50S ribosomal protein L25/general stress protein Ctc, whose amino-acid sequence MSEAIILSAVARKDVGKGASRRLRHEDKVPAIIYGGEAEPMQVTLQGKAVRKALEAESFYSQIVTLDIEGTDQQVILKDVQRHPAKEYAMHMDFLRVDATHAVTTHVPLHFINEDSCVGVKAGGAINHARVEVEVKCLPADLPEFIEVDMAAVELGGHVHLSDLTLPEGVQLVALLQGEGHDLDVASVQKTRGAAEEDEASEEEAGEE is encoded by the coding sequence ATGTCTGAAGCTATCATTCTGAGCGCTGTTGCGCGTAAAGATGTGGGGAAAGGTGCGAGCCGCCGCCTGCGTCACGAAGATAAAGTACCTGCCATCATCTACGGTGGCGAAGCTGAGCCAATGCAGGTAACTCTGCAGGGTAAAGCAGTTCGTAAAGCTCTGGAAGCTGAGTCCTTCTACTCCCAGATCGTTACTCTGGACATCGAAGGTACTGACCAGCAGGTTATCCTGAAAGACGTTCAGCGTCACCCTGCGAAAGAATACGCTATGCACATGGACTTCCTGCGCGTAGACGCTACTCACGCTGTAACCACTCACGTACCTCTGCACTTCATCAACGAAGATTCCTGTGTTGGTGTTAAGGCTGGTGGCGCTATCAACCACGCTCGCGTTGAAGTTGAAGTTAAGTGTCTGCCTGCTGACCTGCCAGAGTTCATCGAAGTAGACATGGCTGCAGTTGAGCTGGGTGGTCACGTACACCTGTCTGACCTGACTCTGCCAGAAGGCGTTCAGCTGGTTGCTCTGCTGCAGGGCGAAGGCCACGATCTGGACGTAGCCAGCGTGCAGAAGACTCGCGGCGCTGCTGAAGAAGACGAAGCTTCTGAAGAAGAAGCTGGCGAAGAGTAA
- a CDS encoding sodium:solute symporter family protein, which translates to MGFGMELLFIIFISIAFLIYGVRHLKTVNQFSVFALDRNAFGSFAIYCTLLASGVGAGLLMGAAEKSYASGWFYTIACMGFTFQLILSGWLVPRIFKWRDCLSSGEILGKAFGGRDVRLIAGVLWLLFCMGIVSAQVVAMQRVSAMLLPADWHFAAAMLLSVTVILYSCLGGVRSVVITDIIQAVLLLSAMLAVVVWGVHLTGGWQPFYDHNIDNLHSLIDGNTSLLGMGLLFMVFFLGDALIPISIQRVTMSRSVSQARTAVYVTALIVSFVVLLSGALGTVAHLLDANQLPRDTFTILLERMPGWLSMVLLVGLLAAVMSSCDSYLNSAAVAFSNDVLAPLAAGISDQQLLKYGRLATLVIGVGAMIIACQADDILDLLVNSFEIWAPTLFPPMMFALFFHNNPRSFFYMPFVSGLLGVFLWKWYVHDEALAAGAMLCGMTASFLCYLALFMYRKRLCSQA; encoded by the coding sequence ATGGGTTTTGGAATGGAACTGTTGTTTATCATCTTCATTTCGATAGCATTTTTAATTTACGGCGTGCGGCATTTAAAAACGGTCAATCAATTTTCGGTGTTTGCTCTGGATCGAAATGCATTTGGCTCGTTTGCGATTTATTGCACCTTGTTGGCCAGTGGTGTTGGAGCCGGGCTCTTAATGGGAGCAGCGGAAAAGTCTTATGCTTCTGGCTGGTTTTATACCATTGCCTGCATGGGTTTTACGTTTCAGCTGATCCTGTCGGGCTGGCTGGTTCCGCGGATATTCAAATGGCGAGACTGTTTGTCGTCCGGTGAAATACTGGGTAAAGCATTTGGTGGCCGGGATGTGCGTTTAATTGCCGGAGTGCTCTGGTTGCTGTTCTGTATGGGAATTGTCAGCGCACAGGTGGTAGCGATGCAGAGAGTCTCTGCCATGTTGCTTCCCGCTGACTGGCACTTTGCGGCGGCAATGCTGTTGAGTGTGACGGTCATTCTCTATAGCTGTCTGGGTGGTGTCCGCTCAGTGGTGATTACCGATATTATTCAGGCAGTTCTGTTATTGAGTGCCATGCTGGCGGTGGTTGTCTGGGGTGTGCACCTGACAGGTGGCTGGCAGCCATTTTATGATCACAATATTGATAATCTTCACAGCTTGATAGATGGCAATACTTCCCTTCTGGGAATGGGGCTGCTGTTTATGGTGTTCTTTCTGGGTGATGCGCTGATTCCTATTTCTATCCAGAGGGTCACAATGTCCAGAAGTGTCAGTCAGGCCCGAACGGCGGTTTATGTCACAGCACTGATCGTTTCATTTGTGGTGCTGCTTAGTGGTGCGCTAGGAACTGTTGCCCATCTTCTGGACGCTAACCAGCTCCCTCGTGACACCTTTACCATTTTGCTGGAGCGCATGCCTGGCTGGTTAAGTATGGTGTTGTTGGTGGGTTTGCTGGCGGCGGTGATGTCGTCCTGCGACAGTTACCTGAACTCGGCCGCAGTAGCCTTTTCCAATGATGTGCTGGCACCGCTCGCGGCTGGTATCAGTGACCAGCAGTTGTTGAAGTATGGTCGTCTGGCAACGCTGGTTATTGGTGTTGGTGCAATGATCATTGCCTGTCAGGCTGATGACATTCTTGATTTGCTGGTGAACAGCTTTGAAATCTGGGCGCCTACCTTGTTTCCACCCATGATGTTTGCCCTGTTTTTTCATAATAATCCAAGAAGTTTCTTTTATATGCCATTTGTCAGCGGGTTGCTTGGCGTGTTTCTGTGGAAGTGGTACGTTCACGATGAGGCGCTGGCTGCTGGCGCCATGCTTTGTGGTATGACGGCCAGCTTCCTGTGTTATCTGGCGTTGTTTATGTACCGAAAAAGGCTTTGTTCTCAAGCATAA
- the lolB gene encoding lipoprotein insertase outer membrane protein LolB — translation MRNLFALPVLLLVIMISGCATAPKEPDLPLELRQTLWETRYKELQRMDHWQLVGRLGLRVPGQSGSMSVEWLQNQQSFTVYLDGPLGQSLAKIESSELGILVEADGKRYQGSTPESLLYDLTGWQLPVSYLRFWVQGMPVPDIQQTSMQLDNQGQLSHLQQAGWTIDYLEYQSQSPVSLPGRIRVIKDDIQLTLVARRWQLK, via the coding sequence ATGCGAAATCTATTTGCTTTGCCCGTGCTGCTGCTGGTCATCATGATCAGCGGCTGTGCAACGGCACCTAAAGAACCTGACCTGCCCCTTGAACTTCGGCAGACGCTCTGGGAAACCCGTTACAAAGAACTGCAGCGTATGGATCACTGGCAGCTGGTGGGCAGGCTGGGGCTGCGAGTACCCGGTCAGTCTGGCTCCATGTCCGTGGAATGGTTACAGAATCAGCAGAGCTTTACGGTCTATCTGGATGGCCCGCTGGGGCAATCACTGGCAAAGATTGAGAGCAGTGAACTGGGCATTCTGGTGGAGGCGGACGGCAAGCGTTATCAGGGAAGCACACCCGAGTCGCTCTTGTATGATCTGACAGGGTGGCAATTGCCGGTGAGTTATCTTCGATTCTGGGTTCAGGGAATGCCGGTGCCGGATATTCAGCAAACGTCTATGCAGCTGGACAATCAGGGACAGCTATCGCACTTGCAGCAGGCAGGCTGGACCATTGATTATCTGGAATACCAGAGCCAGTCTCCTGTGTCTTTGCCGGGACGCATCAGAGTGATAAAAGACGACATTCAATTAACACTGGTTGCCAGACGCTGGCAGCTTAAATAA